A single window of Bombus affinis isolate iyBomAffi1 chromosome 15, iyBomAffi1.2, whole genome shotgun sequence DNA harbors:
- the LOC126924691 gene encoding G2/mitotic-specific cyclin-B: MALRNRTALTNIVNQENTKNFKSSVTTIPGKTKRAALGEIGNKVNTLRGIEPIDRTSLLIKDKKPIIAPKQAIKPPEKATEKLPVQIVKPVIKVAVSQESVVSVPAKKEVQSFSSDLLAVEDIDEEDKGNPSLVSIYSNDIYEYLRTLESMYPISKGYLYGQEVSPKMRSVLIDWLVDVHQQFHLMQETLYLTVAIIDRFLQAFRSINRKRLQLVGVTAMFIASKYEEMYSPDINDFVYITDNAYSKVEILQMEMLIVKTLDYSFGRPLPLHFLRRYSKAGKALPIHHTMAKYFLEQSLVHYEMCHYPPSLIAAAAIYLAFLIIDNDDEDQQKVVWTNTLAHYSTYSKDDVFPVVRETASIIVNADKIKYQAVRKKYAQAKCMKISTRPELRSATIDLLATADKSAV; encoded by the exons ATGGCTTTAAGAAATAGGACCGCGCTCACG AATATTGTAAATCAAGAAAATACAAAGAATTTTAAGTCTTCTGTGACCACAATACCTGGGAAGACAAAAAGAGCTGCTTTGGGTGAAATAGGAAACAAAGTGAACACATTAAGAGGCATAGAACCCATTGATAGAACTAGCTTGCTAATAAAAGACAAGAAACCGATTATAGCCCCAAAACAAGCTATCAAACCACCAGAAAAAGCAACTGAGAAACTACCTGTACAAATAGTTAAACCTGTAATAAAGGTTGCAGTTTCTCAAGAGAGTGTGGTATCAGTACCTGCTAAAAAGGAGGTTCAATCATTCTCCTCAGATCTATTGGCAGTTGAAGATATTGATGAAGAAGATAAAGGAAATCCTAGTCTAGTTTCTATTTATAGTAATGACATTTATGAATACTTAAGAACTCTAGAAAGTATGTACCCTATTTCAAAAGGATATCTATATGGACAAGAAGTTTCGCCAAAAATGAGGAGTGTACTTATAGATTGGTTAGTGGATGTACACCAACAATTTCATTTAATGCAAGAAACATTATATCTAACTGTTGCTATCATTGATAGATTTTTACAG GCTTTTCGCTCAATAAATAGGAAAAGGTTACAATTGGTTGGTGTGACTGCTATGTTCATTGCTAGCAAGTATGAAGAAATGTATTCTCCAGATATAAATGATTTTGTATATATCACAGATAATGCATACTCGAAGGTAGAAATATTACAAATGGAAATGCTTATTGTGAAAACATTAGATTATTCTTTTGGTAGACCATTACCCTTACATTTCCTAAGGAGGTACAGCAAAGCTGGAAAG GCACTCCCAATACATCATACAATGGCTAAATATTTTCTAGAACAAAGCTTAGTTCATTATGAAATGTGCCACTATCCCCCAAGCCTTATTGCAGCTGCAGCAATATATTTAGCTTTCCT AATTATTGATAATGATGACGAAGACCAGCAAAAGGTTGTCTGGACAAATACCTTGGCACATTACAGTACCTATTCCAAGGACGACGTATTCCCTGTAGTACGGGAAACAGCAAGTATTATAGTTAATGCGGATAAAATTAAGTATCAAGCTGTGAGGAAGAAATATGCCCAAGCAAAGTGCATGAAGATTAGTACCCGACCCGAACTTAGATCAGCAACAATAGATTTATTAGCTACTGCAGATAAAAGCGCAGTATAA
- the LOC126924674 gene encoding uncharacterized protein LOC126924674 has protein sequence MNSTDITDEDEDVVIQGSSLYEHLCKLGYTDFESVTIEKQIPKNEKKYLKLFDCIFNVKNIFKKLYSIYLGVIQDDSISYKQVETILNAKILLNDHGCAIHSFLDKYECKPWRTITSKFILFGTILSSSAYMSYNTQYKSSASLFALAVLYCISYIEFFRIRAHRDLKSIVSLQNDFFDLCKKGLRILKYGYKIKLHQGKSSQQFSDLTAGRLKYLQPIMENLVKYLGVIACIYYHASLTLIKLLPVDICNEDLLTRFDSKSFEIHGEINYQKLKTLYHTYILTQSEMLYLLTIAYDNYTWQQSYKKIPELQLAYIIRFLIMYLSTYKNKLSEHIDAYYSFKLEPISYKYRGPDSSKWQDLYMHLYLASNKLQLAYSHILSILQDIDNNVIEDVTNEGCMENTMQKLTAAQKSIDTAKDFIEFSSLFLVKSQNSGSTINCLETNIPMLNANSNIHIVTDSEPEIMDEVFEEYIREEYLKPLSEEADEISLYSSKRDKTLFKNFMVELKDALADKKKSMSERESKALERMYKAITKTSTSDDQLQQIPTSPPMPSFNTSSLIKSNNKISNYGTRLQLHVLPEKSNVAQSIIKSEEDLKGKNMDDTLIEEMSLSNIIHLPRKSEFSSLLPPPFLKAKEETFIGSGENSEDDEEITVENK, from the exons ATGAATTCTACTGATATTACTGATGAAGACGAAGATGTTGTCATAcaa ggTTCGTCATTATACGAACATTTATGCAAATTAGGTTATACCGACTTTGAAAGTGTAACAATAGAAAAACAAATAcctaaaaatgaaaagaagtaTCTTAAACTATTT gaTTGTATAtttaacgtaaaaaatatttttaaaaaattatattctatatacTTGGGAGTAATTCag GATGATAGTATATCCTACAAACAGGTGGAAACTATTTTAAATGCGAAAATTCTTTTAAATGATCATGGTTGTGCAATACATAGTTTTCTTGATAAATATGAATGTAAACCATGGAG GACTATAAcatcaaaatttattttatttggcaCTATTTTATCATCCTCAGCCTATATGTCTTATAATACCCAATATAAAAGTTCAGCTAGTTTATTTGCATTAGCTgtattatattgcattagttatatagaattttttaGAATAAGGGCACACAGGGATCTAAAATCTATTGTGTCTTTACAGAATGATTTCTTTGATCTTTGTAAGAAGGGACTGAGAATTTTGAAATATgggtataaaataaaattgcaccAAGGGAAAAGTTCCCAACAATTTTC TGATCTCACAGCAGGTAGACTGAAATATTTGCAACCCATAATGgaaaatttagtaaaatatttgggaGTTATTGCTTGCATCTATTATCATGCTTCTTTAACTCTTATAAAACTGCTACCAGTAGATATTTGTAATGAAGATTTATTAACAAGATTTGATAGTAAATCATTTGAAATACATGGTGAaataaattatcaaaaattgaag aCTCTATATCATACTTATATCCTCACTCAGTCTGAGATGTTATACTTATTAACTATAGCATACGATAATTATACTTGGCAACAATCATACAAGAAAATTCCTGAATTACAATTGGCCTATATCATACGTTTTTTAATCATGTACTTAAGCACATATAAAAACAAGTTATCAGAACACATTGATGCTTATTATAGTTTTAAACTAGAACCCATATCATATAAATACAG AGGTCCAGATTCATCTAAATGGCAAGATTTATATATGCACCTCTATTTAGCTTCAAATAAATTACAGTTGGCTTACAGCCACATATTATCAATACTCCAAGATATTGATAACAATGTAATTGAAGATGTAACAAACGAAGGTTGTATGGAGAACACAATGCAGAAGTTAACTGCAGCTCAAAAAAGTATTGACACTGCAAAAGATTTTATTGAGTTTAGTAGTCTATTTCTTGTAAAATCGCAAAATAGTGGTTCTACAATTAACTGTTTGGAAACGAATATTCCAATGTTAAATGCAAATTCGAATATCCATATTGTAACTGATTCAGAACCGGAAATTATGGATGAGGTATTCGAAGAATATATTAGGGAAGAATATTTGAAACCTTTGAGTGAAGAAGCCGACGAAATATCACTGTACAGTTCTAAACGAGATAAAACgttgtttaaaaattttatgGTTGAATTAAAGGACGCTTTAGCCGATAAGAAAAAATCTATGTCTGAAAGAGAATCAAAAGCACTTGAGCGAATGTATAAAGCTATAACAAAAACAAGTACTTCAGATGATCAGCTTCAGCAAATTCCCACATCTCCACCCATGCCATCCTTTAATACTTCTTCTTTAATAAagagtaataataaaatttctaattatggAACAAGACTGCAATTACATGTATTGCCTGAAAAATCTAATGTTGCTCAATCAATTATTAAAAGTGAAGAAGATTTAAAGGGAAAGAATATGGATGACACGTTAATAGAAGAAATGTCACTAagtaatattatacatttaCCAAGAAAATCGGAGTTCTCATCTCTTTTACCACCACCATTTTTAAAAGCAAAAGAAGAAACTTTTATAGGAAGCGGTGAAAATTCTGAGGATGATGAAGAAATTACAGTGGAGAATAAATAA
- the LOC126924695 gene encoding protein mono-ADP-ribosyltransferase PARP16 gives MDSASRKQTFHNDKEKKKSNPNLRKSLDQGICKESEFDMSYTIRLDSTNQEDVEKKVQCLKHVLEKDLRAADLKWSLFVAACNTYRYDTCLKPFPPMYIKNECKDIEALRRAIEVIPPLAVILKALSESDAYEKYGMAIDLLQWVLVRLRDPYIKSIKKENYDLILRKVPSEMPVVAPNLIFQVTSTKQSTSEDRWKTIAQGYTTFYAYHGSRLENFHSIIHYGLQQNMCKNSLFGKGIYLSSELGVSLPYSPIGYGWGGSVLGSEMSCVALCELINHTDVKTGDSEDNARSLVLDSIGGRVPNKYYLVTNSELVRVRYLLIYSQQVQAARCINNKGLLAWFKQHKLLTFVLGYVVLLASVGLTHNKQVEKYYKLFAQKVGLE, from the exons ATGGATAGCGCAAGCAGGAAACAAACCTTTCACAATgataaagagaagaaaaaatctAACCCCAATCTAAGGAAAAGTTTGGATCAAGGGATTTGTAAAGAATCTGAGTTTGATATGTCATATACAATTCGATTGGATTCCACAAATCAGGAAGATGTTGAAAAAAAAGTTCAATGTTTAAAACATGTATTGGAAAAAGACCTAAGAGCAGCTGATTTAAAATGGTCCTTATTTGTAGCAGCTTGTAATACATATCGCTATGATACTTGTTTAAAACCATTTCCACCaatgtatataaaaaatgaATGCAAAGACATTGAAGCTTTG AGAAGAGCTATAGAAGTAATTCCCCCATTGGCTGTAATATTGAAAGCATTATCAGAATCGGATGCATATGAAAAATATGGAATGGCTATAGATCTATTACAGTGGGTTTTAGTGCGCTTGAGAGATCCTTATATAAAAagcattaaaaaagaaaat TATGACTTGATATTGAGAAAAGTACCCTCAGAAATGCCAGTAGTTGCACCAAATTTAATATTCCAAGTCACAAGTACAAAACAATCTACTTCAGAAGACAGATGGAAAACAATTGCTCAAGGCTACACAACATTTTATGCTTATCATGGTAGTCGACTAGAGAACTTCCATTCCATTATACATTATGGTCTACAACAGAATATGTGTAAG AACTCATTATTTGGTAAAGGAATATATCTTTCGAGTGAATTAGGCGTAAGTTTACCATATAGTCCGATTGGCTATGGGTGGGGAGGTAGTGTATTAGGAAGTGAAATGAGCTGCGTAGCTTTATGTGAACTTATTAATCATACAGATGTAAAAACGGGAGATTCAG AAGATAATGCTAGAAGTTTAGTATTAGATTCCATAGGTGGAAGAGTtccaaataaatattatttggtAACAAATAGTGAATTGGTAAGGGTACGATACCTCCTTATTTACAGTCAACAAGTTCAAGCAGCAAG ATGTATTAACAATAAAGGATTATTGGCATGGTTTAAACAACATAAATTATTAACATTTGTGCTTGGTTATGTGGTGCTGCTGGCTTCAGTTGGACTGACTCATAATAAAcaagttgaaaaatattataaattatttgctCAAAAGGTTGGACTGGAGtaa
- the LOC126924703 gene encoding vacuolar protein sorting-associated protein 26C: MTINIDIKLKRASKIYHEGEIVAGFILLQTNSDVKHDGIFLSMEGSVNLQLSSKNFGIFEAFYNSVKPIQLVQYTLDVAPSGKIPSGRTEIPFELPLKPRGTKSLYETYHGVFVNIQYFIRCDIKRSFLAKDVSKSLEFIVEDKVPPKIQKEASKPVCFNIMPESLQNTRDRINVPRFCISGKLDSLYCKISEPLTGEVVIEHCEAVIKSIELQLVRVETCGCAEGYSRDATEIQNIQIGEGNVCTNLPIPIYMIFPRLFTCPTLSTSNFKVEFEVNLIVIFEDDYLVTENFPIILSRY, translated from the exons ATGACAATAAACATCGATATCAAATTAAAGCGAGCTAGTAAAATATATCATGAAGGG GAAATAGTTGCTGGTTTTATATTGCTACAAACTAATTCTGACGTTAAACACGATGGAATATTCTTAAGTATGGAAGGTTCGGTCAATTTACAGCTTAGTTCGAAGAATTTTGGCATTTTTGAAGCATTTTACAATTCTGTAAAA CCAATACAATTAGTGCAATATACTTTAGATGTTGCTCCGAGTGGCAAAATACCAAGTGGTAGAACAGAAATACCATTTGAATTACCACTAAAACCTAGAGGGACTAAGTCTTTGTATGAAACTTATCATGGAGTCTTTGTAAATATCCAATATTTTATACGCTGTGATATAAAAAGAAGTTTCTTAGCAAAAGATGTAAGCAAATCGTTGGAGTTCATAGTTGAAGATAAGGTGCCTCCTAAGATACAAAAAGAGGCCAGTAAACCAGTGTGTTTTAATATTATGCCAGAATCATTGCAAAACACAAGAGATAGAATCAATGTACCTAGATTTTGCATTTCTGGAAAACTAGATTCATTGTATTGCAAGATTTCTGAGCCCTTAACAGGAGAG GTGGTAATTGAACATTGTGAAGCTGTAATAAAGTCAATTGAACTGCAGTTGGTAAGAGTAGAGACATGTGGTTGTGCTGAAGGATATTCCAGAGATG CTACTGAAATACAAAACATACAAATTGGCGAAGGAAATGTTTGCACAAATTTACCTATACCGATATATATGATATTCCCACGGTTATTTACATGTCCTACATTAAGTACGAGTAATTTTAAAGTCG AATTTGAAGTGAATTTGATCGTAATATTTGAAGATGATTATTTAGTTACGGAAAATTTCCCCATAATATTATCAAGATACTAA
- the LOC126924664 gene encoding putative elongator complex protein 1, with the protein MKNLVVKQHTSRLLNILENQMLNVKDLKILYTVDSTNDDFYMLLKNKLYKIPSNNVEDISFFEIDENLEFIGLGYCSVTQEIYGVCKSGNIIRINLEPEFRYELITDLNTDLQCMKLSPDHEIIILVTISGIVITMVSTFEIISEVNLHAQYFGQKQFVTVGWGKKETQFHGSEGKKAAISKPTEICENNLDDGLYKITWRDDGLLFAVGLLHPENKVRQFKVFNREGILQYTSEIANGLEGSLSWKPSGSLIASTQISQNKHLVVFFEKNGLKHREFSLPFKPKEIRVKDLFWSSDSEILTIWCQIQADSSSVLQLWTENNYHWYLKQTIKFPTDNSLICATWSTTSCFKKLIVLTYKELITFDYNWSVDHSRGITVHDKSVIGIIDGNKSLMTGLRVGIVPPPMAHKTLEISESINAIVFAPDIKDKATWIDSNAFFCVSASKKLIFYKYLVDSFLLDYEHVGTYDIKWDILLEHKNFFYNMHHFLWLNENNVLCSLSINDQSFLCVLMLSAIEDQTQGQVILRRIHIMDGLIQHIVRSPDSDEAYIIVDNSIIKYTKETELIPVDTQLQGYTYKVEVVKIGTKHMVLSLYHRNCFAINGKQIANNITSFFIHSEFLLLTTAQNTLICVNLNENDFEELIKQDLTVKPWENRLNDKSFSDINIRRVERGSLLIAAIPKDSKVILQMPRGNLECIQPRALSLYIIGFYLDNCNYLSAFDLMRRQRINLNLIYDYNPKKFIENANKFVEQVSKASWLSLFLSELADEDVTTTIYANYYRRHQSESRNLEINKIELICSLLRNIMEEKNNSDHLIQPILISLVKDKKKQGIEAALAKIKEIQKLEEKRTGYEEHIMSVEALKYLLYIMDVNVLFDIALGMYDFDLTMFIASKSQKDPKEYIPFLNGLKKLDENYMKYSIDLHLKRYESALEHIAKESNRFNECINLIRNYNLYTKALKLFEKKSKMYKEVARSYGEYLLNKRHYHEAGIMFHRSGDIKEALNAYKLASCWQDVIILSTQMELSETEKHVIYQDLVERLKTDKKYEEAAHILMNYFRDMKEAIISLCNGKRWKDAVRIAHDTKNLDLIECHIKPSVYEYADHTLSQIKKNRQDFERYKLRLATVRHNISQRNIKSDNEILCDNESICNKGISDILSDTSSVVSSTLSQRSRLSTMSGKSYRSSKNRRKQERKFLSLKEGSVFEDLALIQTLYQIISNMYKERDDLHILIQMLLYFDDDEYAEKIQNSMEELLLIIEKDKSEIWDKSAASSLAEMENTELTTMKDSQGFSTCYKLVESYITHPPVANSSPWKLNIFY; encoded by the exons atgaaGAATTTGGTAGTAAAACAACACACTAGTCGTCTTTTAAATATCCTAGAAAATCAAATGCTAAATGtaaaagatttaaaaatattgtatacTGTTGACTCAACTAATGATGATTTTTATATGCTTTTAAAAAATAAGTTATATaaaattccatcgaataatGTGGAAGATATAAGTTTCTTCGAAATCGATGAAAATTTAGAATTCATCGGTTTGGGATATTGTAGTGTAACACAAGAAATATATGGTGTCTGTAAATCTGGCAATATTATAAGAATAAATTTAGAACCTGAATTTAGATACGAATTGATAACTGATTTAAACACAGATTTACAATGCATGAAATTAAGCCCAGATCATGAAATAATCATATTAGTTACAATTAGTGGTATTGTGATTACAATGGTATctacttttgaaataatctcAGAGGTAAATCTGCATGCACAATATTTCGGTCAAAAGCAATTTGTGACTGTTGGTTGGGGTAAGAAGGAAACTCAGTTTCATGGTTCAGAAGGAAAAAAAGCAGCAATATCTAAACCAACAGAAATATGTGAAAACAATCTAGATGAtggattatataaaataacttgGCGTGATGATGGTTTGTTATTTGCTGTTGGTTTGTTACATCCCGAAAATAAAGTTAGACAGTTTAAGGTATTCAATAGAGAAGGTATTTTACAATACACCAGTGAGATCGCTAATGGTTTGGAAGGATCATTGTCATGGAAACCATCTGGTAGTTTAATTGCATCAACACAGATTTCACAAAACAAGCACCTTGTTGTATTCTTTGAGAAAAATGGTTTAAAACACAGAGAATTTTCACTTCCTTTTAAACCAAAAGAAATTAGG gtGAAAGATTTATTTTGGTCATCAGATTCAGAAATTTTAACTATTTGGTGTCAAATTCAGGCAGATTCTTCTTCAGTTCTACAACTATGGAcagaaaataattatcattGGTATTTGAAACAAACTATTAAATTTCCCACAGATAACTCATTGATATGTGCCACATGGAGTACAACATCCTGTTTCAAAAAGTTGATTGTTTTAACATACAAAGAACTTATCACGTTTGATTATAATTGGTCTGTTGATCATAGTAGAGGCATAACTGTACATGATAAATCTGTTATTGGCATCATTGATGGAAATAAGTCATTAATGACTGGTCTTAGAGTAGGAATTGTACCACCACCAATGGCACATAAAACTTTAGAAATTTCTGAATCCATAAATGCTATTGTTTTTGCACCTGATATAAAAGACAAAGCTACCTGGATAGACAGCAATGCATTCTTCTGTGTTTCTGCCagcaaaaaattaatattttacaagtATTTAGTG GATTCATTCCTCTTAGACTATGAACATGTTGGAACATATGATATTAAATGGGATATTCTACTAGaacataaaaatttcttttacaaTATGCATCATTTTTTATGGCTTAATGAAAACAACGTTTTATGTTCATTGTCAATAAATGATCAGAGTTTCCTTTGTGTTTTGATGTTAAGTGCAATAGAAGATCAAACACAGGGACAAGTTATATTGAG GCGAATACACATTATGGATGGTTTAATTCAACACATAGTTCGTTCCCCAGATTCAGATGAAGCATACATAATTGTAGACAATTccattataaaatatacaaaagaaaCAGAACTAATCCCAGTTGATACACAATTGCAAGGATATACCTATAAAGTAGAAGTTGTGAAAATTGGTACAAAGCACATGGTACTATCATTATATCATAGGAACTGTTTTGCAATTAATGGAAAGCAAATTGCTAACAATATCACAAGTTTTTTCATTCACTCGGAATTTTTACTTCTTACAACTGCACAAAATACTTTAATATGCGTTAACTTGAACGAGAATGACTTTGAAGAATTAATAAAGCAAGATTTGACAGTAAAGCCATGGGAAAATCGACTCAATGATAAGTCATTTTCAG atataaatattagaagagTGGAAAGGGGATCTCTATTGATTGCAGCTATTCCTAAAGATTCCAAAGTTATTTTGCAAATGCCTCGTGGAAATCTAGAATGCATTCAACCAAGGGCATTGTCTTTATATATTATCGGATTTTACTTAGACAATTGCAATTATTTATCTGCCTTCGATTTAATGCGGAGACAACGAATAAACTTGAACTTGATCTATGACTATAATCCAAAAAAATTTATCGAGAATGCAAATAAATTTGTGGAACAAGTTTCCAAAGCGAGTTGGTTAAGTTTATTCTTGTCTGAGTTAGCAGATGAAGACGTTACCACGACAATATATGCAAATTACTATCGAAGACATCAGTCAGAATCAAGAAaccttgaaataaataaaattgaattaatttGTAGTTTATTGCGAAACATTATGGAAGAAAAGAACAACTCTGATCATTTAATTCAACCAATATTAATCAGTTTGGTAAAAGATAAGAAAAAACAAGGAATAGAAGCTGCGCTAGCGAAAATAAAGGAGATTCAGAAGTTAGAGGAAAAACGTACGGGATATGAGGAACACATAATGTCTGTTGAAGCACTAAAATATCTGTTATACATAATGGATGTGAATGTACTATTTGATATAGCTCTAGGAATGTACGATTTTGATTTGACTATGTTCATTGCTTCTAAGTCACAAAAAGATCCCAAAGAATATATTCCATTTCTTAATGGCTTGAAAAAGCTTGACGagaattatatgaaatattctaTTGATTTACATTTGAAACGCTATGAGTCTGCTCTTGAACATATTGCGAAAGAATCAAACAGATTTAACGAATGTATAAATTTGATACGCAATTATAATCTGTATACAAAAGCTTTAAAATTATTTGAGAAGAAAAGCAAAATGTATAAGGAGGTAGCCAGAAGTTATGGTGAATATTTATTGAATAAACGACACTATCATGAAGCTGGAATTATGTTTCATAGATCTGGTGATATCAAAGAAGCTTTAAATGCTTATAAATTAGCTAGTTGTTGGCAAGATGTTATTATACTATCTACTCAAATGGAACTAAG CGAAACAGAAAAACACGTGATTTACCAGGATCTTGTAGAACGTCTAAAAACTGATAAAAAGTATGAGGAAGCTGCACATATTTTAATGAATTATTTCAGAGATATGAAGGAAGCTATAATCTCTTTATGTAATGGTAAACGATGGAAAGATGCTGTAAGAATTGCACATGATACTAAAAATCTAGATTTGATTG AATGTCATATAAAACCTAGTGTATACGAATATGCGGATCACACTCTatcacaaataaaaaaaaataggcAAGATTTTGAACGATATAAATTGCGTCTTGCAACAGTCAGGCACAATATTTCTCAGAGAAACATAAAATCGGACAATGAAATACTTTGTGACAATGAGTCGATATGTAACAAAGGCATTTCAGATATTCTTAGCGATACAAGTAGCGTTGTTAGTTCAACTTTGAGTCAAAGATCGAGATTGTCCACTATGTCTGG AAAAAGTTATAGATCCAGCAAAAATCGAAGAAAGCAGGAAAGGAAATTTTTAAGTTTAAAAGAAGGCAGTGTCTTCGAGGATTTGGCATTAATACAAACTTTGTATCAAATTATCAGCAATATGTACAAAGAACGAG ATGATTTGCACATATTGATACAAATGCTTTTATATTTCGATGACGATGAATATGcggaaaaaatacaaaattccaTGGAAGAATTACTTTTAATAATAGAAAAAGATAAATCTGAAATCTGGGATAAATCTGCAGCTTCAAGCTTAGCAGAAATG GAAAATACAGAACTCACGACGATGAAAGATTCACAAGGATTCTCTACCTGTTACAAATTAGTTG AATCTTATATTACACATCCACCGGTAGCTAATTCTTCACCTTGGAAATTGAACATATTTTACTAA